The following are encoded in a window of Megachile rotundata isolate GNS110a chromosome 2, iyMegRotu1, whole genome shotgun sequence genomic DNA:
- the LOC100882389 gene encoding uncharacterized protein LOC100882389: MSRDYDRRRGGSGSGSSSSKLRMDTSVSQPRPHGENSGKRRELDSVMRKARESQSSYWNKKLLEVEERDPNRWRHSGYKELYVGGTASGEPSRGHPRSPRSPRPRSPHISRPRSPRTKSPRSPRDRSHTRGRPTRSPSTGSTCSDRSCSVCSPKERRRIVQPSRSRSRSLTPVRTRTHPKEVVPSSSRVIPARTRPRSPPLPRPRTPPPTPQPPPRHQKDYKTIKEKETKVRRKEKHHTRIPEDPRVPDPIPLMRKPVKVEKTHSSHGSTQMIRPPPESSPSEDSDSSSTTSHVGPPRMTLSERFGKMAQWSVDRRDMENMRITKDGENAMKVVIEGEERIARLGYDSPPPGHYPESLLAQGPRGLECWDDVRVRYDYYKARGYLRDLTLDDYIKWEEWWYKYQEWLEAERFYEQWASSNRPSGGSRKRRGRRNNTAH, encoded by the exons ATGTCACGGGACTATGATAGACGAAGAGGAGGTAGCGGTAGTGGCAGCAGTTCTAGTAAATTACGAATGGATACCAGCGTATCTCAGCCCAGACCACATGGTGAAAATTCAGGAAAACGGAGGGAATTAGATAGCGTAATGCGGAAAGCGCGTGAATCTCAGTCAAGTTATTGGAATAAAAAGCTTTTGGAGGTAGAGGAACGAGATCCAAATAGGTGGAGACACAGTGGGTACAAGGAATTGTACGTTGGGGGCACAGCAAGTGGAGAACCTAGTAGAGGACATCCCCGAAGTCCACGCAGTCCTAGACCTCGTAGTCCTCATATTTCACGACCACGCAGTCCACGGACTAAAAGTCCGCGTTCACCTCGAGATAGATCACATACCAGAGGCAGACCCACGCGTAGTCCAAGTACTGGAAGTACTTGTTCCGATCGATCATGTAGTGTCTGTTCACCAAAAGAACGTCGACGTATTGTACAGCCTTCCCGTTCACGTTCAAGATCACTCACGCCGGTTCGAACTCGGACACATCCAAAAGAGGTAGTACCATCAAGTTCACGAGTAATACCAGCTCGTACTAGACCACGATCGCCTCCCTTGCCACGCCCACGTACACCCCCGCCTACGCCACAACCTCCACCACGTCATCAAAAGGACTATAAAACAATTAAAGAAAAGGAAACGAAGGTTAGACGTAAAGAAAAGCATCATACTAGAATTCCAGAGGATCCACGAGTTCCAGATCCCATTCCATTG ATGCGTAAACCTGTAAAAGTAGAAAAAACTCATTCGAGTCATGGATCAACTCAAATGATTAGGCCTCCGCCCGAATCCTCGCCTAGCGAAGACAGTGATAGTTCTTCTACCACATCTCACGTTGGTCCACCTAGGATGACGTTATCAGAAAG ATTTGGTAAAATGGCACAATGGAGCGTAGATCGTAGAGACATGGAGAACATGCGCATCACAAAAGATGGAGAAAATGCAATGAAAGTTGTAATAGAAGGTGAAGAAAGAATTGCAAGATTAGGATACGATTCTCCACCACCAGGACACTATCCTGAGTCGCTTTTGGCACAAGGACCAAGAGGTCTTGAATGTTGGGATGACGTTCGTGTTAGATACGACTATTACAAGGCGCGAGGATATCTTCGAGACCTCACTTTGGATGACTATATAAAGTGGGAAGAATGGTGGTATAAATATCAAGAATGGTTAGAAGCAGAACGTTTTTATGAACAATGGGCTTCTTCGAACCGTCCTTCCGGTGGAAGTCGCAAGAGACGCGGGCGACGTAATAATACGGCTCACTGA